One Gemmatimonadales bacterium genomic window carries:
- the selA gene encoding L-seryl-tRNA(Sec) selenium transferase, whose product MTDLRRTLPSVDRLLRAPAIAALGADQPRDVLVAAVRRAVADAREASKTAPRNDADWVAAIARAISDATTPTLRRCINATGVVIHTNLGRAPLADVAVEAITAAAQGYSTLEYDVGRGRRGSRHIHCADLLVELTGAAAAMVVNNAASALLLVLAAAAEGGEVVVSRGELIEIGGGFRIPEIMEKSGARLVEVGTTNRTRLGDYERALGRPGAARASVAAILKVHRSNFAMIGFTEDTPVDELVALGRRKKKPVLYDLGGGLMADLSNVGLTGEPTLREAVQSGATALVASGDKLLGGPQAGLLVGSASLLERCRAHPLARAVRADKLTLAGLAATLTLYRDPVRARREVPVLRMLTVGRAELMERATALLPRLPAGANAEVVSTRAAVGGGAFPGVELESAGVALASADAGALAARLRRRETPVVGVVGRGRVTLDLRTVRPDEEPELARALAEAIG is encoded by the coding sequence GATCAGCCCCGCGACGTCCTGGTCGCCGCGGTCCGGCGCGCCGTCGCCGACGCGCGCGAAGCATCCAAGACCGCGCCGCGGAACGACGCCGATTGGGTCGCAGCCATAGCGCGTGCCATCTCGGACGCCACGACCCCGACGCTCCGCCGCTGCATCAACGCGACCGGGGTCGTGATCCACACCAACCTCGGCCGCGCCCCGCTGGCCGATGTCGCGGTCGAGGCCATCACCGCGGCGGCGCAGGGCTACAGCACGCTCGAGTACGACGTGGGCCGCGGCCGCCGCGGCAGCCGGCACATCCACTGCGCCGACCTCCTCGTCGAGCTCACCGGTGCAGCGGCCGCGATGGTCGTGAACAACGCCGCGTCCGCGCTCCTGCTCGTGCTCGCCGCGGCGGCCGAGGGCGGCGAGGTCGTCGTCTCGCGCGGGGAGTTGATAGAGATCGGCGGCGGGTTCCGCATTCCGGAGATCATGGAGAAGAGCGGCGCGCGGCTGGTGGAAGTCGGAACGACGAACCGGACCCGGCTGGGAGACTATGAGCGCGCGCTCGGCCGCCCCGGCGCCGCGCGCGCTTCGGTCGCGGCCATTCTGAAGGTCCATCGGTCGAACTTCGCCATGATCGGGTTCACGGAAGACACGCCTGTCGATGAGCTCGTGGCGCTCGGCCGCCGGAAGAAGAAGCCGGTCCTGTACGACCTGGGCGGGGGCCTGATGGCGGATCTCTCGAATGTCGGACTCACCGGCGAGCCGACCCTGCGCGAGGCGGTGCAGAGCGGCGCCACCGCCCTTGTCGCCTCGGGCGACAAGCTGCTGGGAGGCCCGCAGGCGGGGCTGCTCGTTGGCTCGGCGTCCTTGCTCGAGCGCTGCCGGGCGCACCCGCTGGCGCGCGCCGTCCGAGCCGACAAGCTCACCTTGGCTGGTCTTGCCGCGACCCTGACGCTGTACCGCGATCCGGTCCGGGCGCGCCGCGAGGTGCCGGTGCTACGGATGCTCACGGTCGGCCGGGCCGAGCTCATGGAACGAGCGACGGCACTTCTTCCACGGCTGCCTGCCGGCGCCAACGCCGAGGTGGTCTCGACCCGCGCGGCGGTCGGGGGCGGGGCGTTCCCGGGCGTCGAGTTGGAGAGTGCCGGTGTGGCGCTCGCCTCCGCCGACGCCGGCGCGCTGGCCGCGCGGCTCCGGCGGCGCGAGACGCCTGTGGTCGGGGTCGTGGGCCGCGGGCGGGTCACGCTCGACCTCCGTACCGTACGCCCGGACGAGGAGCCTGAGCTGGCGCGCGCCCTGGCCGAAGCGATCGGGTGA